The Glycine soja cultivar W05 chromosome 9, ASM419377v2, whole genome shotgun sequence sequence GCGTTTCTGTTCTTTCAGCTTCAAATCCTGGTCAAACCCCTTCCTCGTTCATCGGTGATGATGGTGTTAAAATCCCTGGCTTCACATCACCAATTCCAAGATCCTCGGTCCCTCCTGCGATCCTTCAAGCTAGCAGCAATCTCTTTCAGAGAATCATGTTGGAGGACAGTGCCAATGTCACCAAGCTCAATAATGGGGTTTTCATCAACTCGTTTGAGGAGCTAGAAGGAGAGGCACTAGCAGCACTCAATGGAGGGAAAGTGCTTGAAGGGTTGCCACCAGTGTATGGTGTTGGACCCTTAATGGCGTGTGAGTATGAGAAGGGAGATGAAGAAGGTCAAAAGGGTTGCATGAGTTCAATAGTGAAGTGGCTTGATGAACAAAGTAAAGGGTCGGTGGTGTATGTGAGTTTGGGGAACAGGACTGAGACGAGGAGGGAGCAGATAAAGGACATGGCTTTGGGGTTGATAGAATGTGGGTATGGTTTTTTGTGGGTGGTGAAGTTGAAGAGGGTTGACAAGGAAGATGAGGAGGGTTTGGAGGAAGTGTTGGGCTGTGAGTTGTCGAGTAAGGTGAAGGAAAAGGGTGTGGTTGTGAAGGAGTTTGTGGATCAGGTTGAGATTCTGGGGCACCCTTCAGTTGGGGGGTTTCTGAGTCATGGAGGGTGGAATTCAGTGACAGAAACTGTGTGGAAAGGAGTGCCTTGTCTGTCATGGCCTCAACATAGTGATCAGAAGATGAGCGCAGAGGTTATTAGGATGAGTGGTATGGGGATTTGGCCTGAGGAGTGGGGGTGGGGAAC is a genomic window containing:
- the LOC114368684 gene encoding UDP-glycosyltransferase 708D1, which translates into the protein MSSSEGVVHVAFLPSAGMGHLNPFLRLAATFIRYGCKVTLITPKPTVSLAESNLISRFCSSFPHQVTQLDLNLVSVDPTTVDTIDPFFLQFETIRRSLHLLPPILSLLSTPLSAFIYDITLITPLLSVIEKLSCPSYLYFTSSARMFSFFARVSVLSASNPGQTPSSFIGDDGVKIPGFTSPIPRSSVPPAILQASSNLFQRIMLEDSANVTKLNNGVFINSFEELEGEALAALNGGKVLEGLPPVYGVGPLMACEYEKGDEEGQKGCMSSIVKWLDEQSKGSVVYVSLGNRTETRREQIKDMALGLIECGYGFLWVVKLKRVDKEDEEGLEEVLGCELSSKVKEKGVVVKEFVDQVEILGHPSVGGFLSHGGWNSVTETVWKGVPCLSWPQHSDQKMSAEVIRMSGMGIWPEEWGWGTQDVVKGDEIAKRIKEMMSNESLRVKAGELKEAALKAAGVGGSCEVTIKRQIEEWKRNAQAN